In Micropterus dolomieu isolate WLL.071019.BEF.003 ecotype Adirondacks linkage group LG17, ASM2129224v1, whole genome shotgun sequence, one genomic interval encodes:
- the aqp11 gene encoding aquaporin-11, whose amino-acid sequence MTADVAVSLAVLAGIVALSDATRKVLTRALADTGLSVYAVELVSTFQLCCCTHELKLLSEVGGIEPRLALTLTYLASVIHGLTFSGAIGNPSGTLEHAYRARFSGGCALRRIACQFAAAAAARVAVPVIWGIGLSGLHARHKLLGYPCVSPIHAPLPNAAAVELACAFAVQTAITHTRSVEEKYRVHAVAAVIATVVYAGGSMTGAVFNPALAFSTQFPCSGNSFLEYCLVYWLGPLLGMMSSVLLFDKLVPSLLRKSPSLSLPLETKKTT is encoded by the exons ATGACTGCAGACGTGGCGGTGTCTCTGGCGGTGCTCGCGGGAATAGTCGCACTGAGCGATGCGACCCGCAAGGTGCTGACCAGGGCCCTCGCGGACACCGGGCTCTCTGTGTACGCGGTAGAGCTTGTGTCCACCTTCCAGCTGTGCTGCTGCACGCACGAGCTAAAGCTGCTGTCCGAGGTGGGCGGGATCGAGCCTCGACTCGCGCTCACCTTGACGTACCTGGCGTCCGTGATCCACGGGCTCACCTTCAGCGGGGCCATCGGGAACCCCTCCGGTACGCTCGAGCACGCGTACCGCGCGAGGTTCTCGGGCGGATGCGCCCTGCGGCGGATCGCATGTCAGTTCGCTGCGGCCGCCGCTGCGCGAGTCGCAGTGCCGGTGATCTGGGGTATCGGGTTGTCGGGACTGCACGCGCGCCACAAGCTACTGGGCTACCCGTGCGTGAGCCCCATTCACGCACCGCTGCCAAATGCCGCCGCGGTGGAGCTTGCATGCGCTTTTGCGGTTCAGACTGCTATTACGCACACGAGATCGGTGGAGGAGAAATACCGTGTGCACGCCGTAGCTGCGGTCATCGCAACGGTGGTTTATGCAG gtggCAGCATGACAGGAGCTGTGTTTAACCCGGCCTTGGCCTTCTCCACACAGTTCCCCTGCAGTGGAAACTCCTTCCTCGAGTACTGCCTGGTCTACTGGCTGGGCCCGCTGCTGG GTATGATGAGCTCAGTGCTGCTGTTTGACAAACTCGTCCCTTCGCTGTTGAGGAAATCACCGTCTCTTTCTCTCCCGCTGGAGACCAAGAAGACGACGTGA